From a region of the Campylobacter sp. CNRCH_2014_0184h genome:
- a CDS encoding bifunctional riboflavin kinase/FAD synthetase, translating to MLSFSTPIEKTKITSLAIGRFDGMHLGHYELFKHLDENGALFIITKEEKEALTPKDFRVNLVDFPLIFCDFEKIKNYKGEDFLKLLKQEFPKLEKIIVGYDFKFGKERKCSAKDIQSLCDINTIIVDEFKIQNKSVHTSMIKTLLEEAKVKEAKNFLGRFYTIQANIIKGQGIGAKELFATLNLCVKDFFLPKDGVYATLVKIENKSYHSVSFIGIRSTDENFALETHILDENFTNTNTKSVELSFIDYIRANEKFNDLALLKAQISKDINKAKEILGKLNER from the coding sequence ATGTTGAGTTTTTCTACGCCTATAGAAAAAACTAAAATCACGAGCTTAGCCATAGGGCGTTTTGATGGTATGCATTTGGGGCATTATGAGCTTTTTAAGCATTTAGATGAAAATGGAGCTTTGTTTATCATCACTAAAGAGGAAAAAGAAGCCTTAACACCTAAGGATTTTAGAGTAAATTTGGTTGATTTTCCTTTGATTTTTTGTGATTTTGAAAAAATCAAAAATTACAAAGGCGAGGATTTTTTAAAGCTTTTAAAGCAAGAATTTCCCAAACTAGAAAAAATCATCGTAGGTTATGATTTTAAATTTGGTAAAGAAAGAAAATGTAGCGCCAAAGATATACAAAGCCTTTGTGATATAAACACTATCATTGTAGATGAGTTTAAAATTCAAAACAAAAGCGTTCATACAAGTATGATTAAAACCTTACTTGAAGAAGCTAAAGTTAAAGAAGCTAAAAATTTCCTAGGTAGGTTTTATACTATACAGGCAAATATCATCAAAGGGCAAGGCATAGGTGCTAAAGAGCTTTTTGCAACTTTAAATTTATGCGTCAAAGACTTCTTTTTACCTAAAGATGGTGTATATGCGACTTTGGTAAAGATTGAAAATAAAAGTTATCATAGTGTAAGTTTTATAGGTATAAGATCTACTGATGAAAATTTTGCTTTAGAAACGCATATTTTAGATGAAAATTTCACAAACACAAATACAAAATCAGTGGAGTTAAGCTTTATTGACTATATAAGAGCTAATGAGAAATTTAACGACTTAGCTTTATTAAAAGCACAAATTAGTAAAGATATTAACAAAGCAAAAGAAATTTTAGGAAAATTAAATGAAAGATGA
- the cmoA gene encoding carboxy-S-adenosyl-L-methionine synthase CmoA — MKDEIFKKPLEKQFEFDKSVASVFDDMVSRSVPFYTQNLKLIVELIDHFTPQNARICDLGCSTASLLLALYEKRKDFLLSGVDEANAMLEIAKSKCQAFGARVEFHQKNLDDFEFFKNDVFIATYTLQFIRPPKRQELVDKIYQNLNENGIFVLSEKILYEDVKIAKKMIQIYEQYKLEQGYSKLEISSKREALENVLIPYTQNENIAMLKKAGFSKVESVFKWVNFETFIAFK, encoded by the coding sequence ATGAAAGATGAAATTTTTAAAAAACCCTTAGAAAAACAATTTGAATTTGATAAAAGTGTAGCAAGCGTTTTTGATGATATGGTGTCAAGGTCCGTGCCTTTTTATACGCAAAATTTAAAACTCATAGTCGAACTCATAGATCATTTTACACCGCAAAATGCAAGAATTTGTGATCTTGGTTGTTCTACGGCTAGTTTATTGCTTGCACTTTATGAAAAAAGAAAAGATTTTCTTTTAAGTGGGGTTGATGAGGCTAATGCTATGCTAGAGATTGCTAAAAGTAAATGCCAAGCTTTTGGAGCTAGGGTGGAATTTCATCAAAAAAATTTAGATGATTTTGAGTTTTTTAAAAATGATGTTTTCATCGCCACCTACACTTTGCAGTTTATCCGCCCACCCAAAAGACAAGAGTTAGTTGATAAAATCTATCAAAACCTAAATGAAAATGGTATATTTGTGCTTAGCGAAAAAATTCTTTATGAAGATGTCAAAATAGCTAAAAAAATGATACAAATTTATGAGCAGTATAAACTAGAGCAAGGTTATAGTAAGCTAGAAATTTCAAGCAAACGAGAAGCTTTGGAAAATGTTCTCATACCTTATACTCAAAATGAAAACATAGCCATGCTTAAAAAAGCAGGATTTTCTAAAGTAGAAAGTGTGTTTAAATGGGTAAATTTTGAAACTTTCATAGCTTTTAAATAA